In one Candidatus Peribacter riflensis genomic region, the following are encoded:
- a CDS encoding large subunit ribosomal protein L35, with the protein MPKLKSHSGAKKRIFRTGSGKLAFKRRGRGHLLQQKSKRQKGLQRTVVAHSVNQKVLSSLAPYA; encoded by the coding sequence ATGCCCAAGCTCAAGTCACACAGCGGCGCCAAGAAGCGGATCTTCCGCACCGGATCGGGCAAGCTTGCCTTCAAGCGCCGTGGTCGCGGTCACCTGCTCCAGCAGAAGAGCAAGCGGCAGAAGGGTCTGCAGCGCACAGTCGTGGCACATTCGGTCAACCAGAAAGTACTTTCCTCTCTTGCTCCCTACGCCTAA
- a CDS encoding translation initiation factor IF-3 translates to MQKRRRGPYIPPRQEKRPRINDEIRATQVLLVSDDGAQERLFADVLQEARSQDLDVIEVSPKANPPVVKIGDFGQYLYQLRKKERKQRVHSKQTEVKMLRFGFRTDKHDIERLMERAKEFFQDRHLVKFVVRLRGRELGNKDYAKAKLLAIVEGLKDCADVEQDLKQQGPMFHVILRAKHSG, encoded by the coding sequence TTGCAAAAACGACGCCGTGGCCCGTACATTCCTCCCCGTCAGGAGAAGCGCCCACGTATCAATGACGAGATTCGCGCGACCCAGGTGCTCCTGGTTTCGGACGATGGTGCCCAGGAACGGTTGTTTGCCGATGTCTTGCAGGAAGCACGCTCGCAGGATCTGGATGTGATCGAGGTCTCGCCCAAGGCCAATCCGCCGGTGGTGAAGATCGGGGATTTTGGGCAGTACCTCTACCAGCTGCGCAAGAAGGAGCGGAAGCAGCGCGTGCACAGCAAGCAGACGGAGGTGAAGATGCTGCGGTTCGGCTTCCGTACGGATAAACACGATATCGAGCGTCTCATGGAGCGTGCGAAGGAGTTCTTTCAGGACCGGCACCTGGTGAAATTCGTCGTGCGGCTGCGGGGCCGGGAACTGGGGAATAAGGATTATGCCAAGGCAAAGCTTTTGGCCATCGTGGAAGGCCTGAAGGACTGCGCGGACGTGGAACAGGATTTGAAGCAGCAGGGGCCGATGTTCCATGTTATCCTCAGAGCCAAGCACTCAGGATGA
- a CDS encoding 2-oxoglutarate ferredoxin oxidoreductase subunit alpha produces MTRLSLKIVGAQGQGVNSVGEMCAKGLKRAGYCVFGYREYMSLIKGGHSSYQLDIDAESVGSSTTTVDVVVTFNHHGITKNLRDLKKGGILLHQTPQWKFKDAADQKFIEEHDIKVLYLPTEEVLRALKAKPILGNVLITAVVWSLLGRSADELKALVTEQFGHKKDLLALNFSCIAEGFKVRTEIAPSLSLTLPRANPQWKDYLLLTGSQAMGLGIIHAGCRVYVGYPMTPSSPLLTYIADMQNETKMLVKQAEDEITAAQMMVGAMHMGTRAMTATSGGGFDLMTETLSLTGITETPAVFVLAQRPGPGTALPTWTAQGDLTLAVGAGHGEFTRLVLAVSDAQDCFDLMPEAFNYAEEFQIPVIVLTDKQTAEALFTQPAFDQSVAKLKRGLLVTDANALSQLRSADRYDPAAPDGVSKRWLPGSEAPTFCAQGDEHGPDGSVTEDAENARRQMEKRLKKMAALKAALPEPLYVGPKNPETLLVSWGSNRGVILDVLGTEDMKKKSIGYLHYQYLWPLKTESFEMLSRTARRTVFVECNHGAQLASLLKLASGRDATQHILKFDGRPFFYEELRDALLSALQS; encoded by the coding sequence ATGACCAGACTATCTCTGAAAATTGTTGGCGCGCAGGGTCAGGGAGTGAACTCTGTGGGCGAGATGTGTGCCAAGGGCCTCAAGCGTGCCGGGTACTGCGTGTTCGGGTACCGCGAGTACATGTCGCTCATCAAGGGCGGGCACTCGAGTTACCAGCTCGATATCGATGCGGAGTCGGTCGGCAGTTCGACGACGACCGTTGATGTGGTCGTGACCTTTAATCATCACGGGATCACCAAGAACCTTCGGGACCTCAAAAAAGGGGGCATCCTGCTCCACCAGACGCCGCAGTGGAAATTCAAAGACGCCGCCGACCAGAAGTTCATTGAGGAACACGACATCAAGGTGCTGTATCTGCCGACGGAGGAGGTGCTGCGTGCCCTCAAAGCCAAGCCCATTCTCGGTAACGTGCTGATCACGGCCGTGGTCTGGTCCCTGCTGGGGCGCAGTGCAGATGAGCTCAAGGCACTCGTCACCGAGCAGTTCGGTCACAAGAAAGATCTGCTCGCGCTCAATTTTTCGTGCATCGCAGAGGGATTCAAAGTGCGTACCGAGATCGCGCCGTCTCTGTCTCTCACGCTCCCCCGGGCCAACCCGCAGTGGAAAGACTATCTGCTGCTCACGGGAAGCCAGGCGATGGGGCTGGGGATCATCCATGCGGGATGCCGTGTGTACGTTGGGTATCCCATGACGCCCTCTTCGCCGCTCCTCACCTACATCGCCGACATGCAGAACGAGACGAAGATGCTCGTGAAGCAGGCGGAGGACGAGATTACCGCCGCGCAGATGATGGTGGGAGCCATGCACATGGGCACGCGCGCCATGACGGCGACGAGCGGCGGCGGGTTCGATCTCATGACCGAGACGTTGTCGCTCACAGGTATCACCGAGACGCCGGCGGTGTTCGTGCTCGCGCAGCGACCGGGTCCCGGCACGGCACTCCCCACGTGGACGGCACAGGGGGATCTGACGCTCGCGGTGGGAGCCGGTCACGGCGAGTTTACGCGGCTGGTGCTCGCGGTCAGCGATGCACAGGATTGTTTTGATCTCATGCCTGAGGCGTTCAACTATGCCGAGGAATTCCAGATTCCGGTGATTGTGCTCACCGATAAGCAGACGGCAGAGGCGCTCTTCACGCAGCCTGCCTTCGATCAGTCCGTCGCCAAGCTCAAGCGCGGACTGCTCGTCACGGATGCCAACGCACTTTCGCAGCTGCGATCCGCCGACCGGTACGATCCTGCTGCACCCGATGGTGTTTCGAAGCGCTGGCTCCCCGGGAGCGAAGCCCCCACGTTCTGTGCGCAGGGGGACGAGCACGGTCCGGATGGATCGGTCACCGAGGACGCGGAGAACGCGCGCCGGCAGATGGAGAAGCGTCTCAAGAAAATGGCTGCTCTCAAAGCCGCACTGCCTGAGCCTCTGTATGTCGGGCCCAAAAATCCCGAAACGCTGCTCGTGAGCTGGGGGAGCAATCGCGGTGTCATCCTGGATGTACTGGGCACTGAAGACATGAAGAAGAAATCGATCGGCTACCTGCACTACCAGTACCTCTGGCCGCTCAAGACCGAGAGTTTCGAGATGCTCTCGCGCACGGCCAGGCGCACGGTTTTCGTGGAGTGCAATCACGGCGCGCAGCTCGCCTCTCTTCTGAAGCTCGCTTCCGGGCGTGACGCCACGCAACACATCCTCAAGTTCGACGGTCGGCCGTTCTTCTACGAGGAACTCCGCGATGCACTCCTTTCCGCTCTGCAGTCATGA
- a CDS encoding large subunit ribosomal protein L20: MRVKRGIVRHRRHAKIRKLAKGYRGMRRTTFVMAQQAVMKAGQHAYKDRRRKKRDFRSLWIIRLSAALRERGLKYSTVMGQILKKKIAIDRKVLSELAIHEPAAFDAVLKVAGAKA; encoded by the coding sequence ATGCGCGTAAAACGTGGCATCGTCCGGCATCGTCGTCACGCAAAGATCCGCAAGCTCGCCAAGGGCTACCGCGGCATGCGTCGCACCACGTTCGTCATGGCGCAGCAGGCCGTGATGAAGGCGGGGCAGCATGCGTACAAGGATCGCCGTCGCAAGAAGCGTGATTTCCGTTCCCTCTGGATCATCCGTCTCAGTGCCGCACTGCGTGAGAGGGGGCTCAAGTACTCCACAGTGATGGGTCAGATTCTCAAGAAGAAGATCGCCATCGACCGCAAGGTGCTCTCGGAGCTCGCCATTCATGAGCCGGCTGCCTTCGATGCGGTGCTGAAAGTGGCGGGCGCGAAGGCCTGA